The genomic stretch CTATGTGGTAGTGGGCGAAGCCACTGAGATGCAGATCGCCAGAGGGCAGAGGGGGCGCATGGAGCTCAAAGTAACAACCCAGGGGCACTCTGCTCACGCCGCTATGCCGGAGCGCGGAGTGAACGCCATCCATGCCGCCGCACGTATTATTGTAGGCATCGAATTATTAGCATTGGATCTGGATGAAGACCCCGTCTTGGGCAAAGGGAGCATCACCGTAACGCATATCGAAAGCCAAAGCCGCAGCCGCAACGCTGTGCCCGAATCATGTTCTCTCTATATTGACCGGCGCTTAACCAGCAACGAGACCGAAGCCAGAGTGCTCACCGAGATACGCCGTTTAATCGGGCGAGAAGGTGTGAAAGCCGATGTAGAAGTGACGGAATATCTGGCTACTAGTTATACTGGGTATCCTTGCAGAGCCCGCCAATATTACCCAGCCTGGGTTACCCCCGAGAACCACTTCTTAGTGCAGCGAGCCATTGCCACGGTCGAAGAGGTGCTGGGATACCGACCAAAGGTGGGTCATTGGCGCTTCTCCACAGATGGAGTGTATACTGCGGGTGTGGCTGGCATTCCCACCATCGGCTTTGGGCCCGGTGATGAGCGATTCGCTCATGCCCCTGACGAGCGTATTCGCATTCAAGATGTTGTGGATGCGGCACAGGTGTACGCTCAGCTCGCTGTGAATATTTTGGGAACAGTTCAGCCCTAATAAGGGCATGCTCTCTTTCCAGAGAGCGGAAATAGATTCGCAAACTACTGAGACTAACAAGGAGGGTCAATATGAAAACCGATTCGTTCAAAGGAAGAGACTTTCTAACACTGCTGGATTACAGCAAAGAGGAGGTGGAGACTATCCTGGATGTGGCGACTGACCTCAAGCGCCGTTACGCCACCCGGGAACCTCACGATCACATCTTGCGGGCTAAGACGTTATTCATGATCTTCTACAACCAGTCGCTGCGCACCCGCAACTCCTTTGAGGCCGGGATGACCCAGCTAGGCGGGCACGCTCACTTCCTGGACCCGGAGAAAATCTATGCTCCGGCATTGGAAGGCGACGAGCGAGCCTACTCTACCGAGCGCGTATCGGACGTAGCCCGGGTGCTGGCGCGCATGGGCGATGCCATTGCCATCCGCTGCTATGGCGACCCGGTCGGTTGGGTATACGGTAAGGCGCACGAGATCGAGAGGAACTTCGCCTACTGGGCCAGCATCCCAGTCATTAACATGGAGGACGACAAGTACCACCCCTGCCAGGCACTCGCAGATGTGCTCACAGTCAAAGAAAAGTTCGGCGGTTTCAAAGGCGTCAAGTTCGTGATGAGTTGGGCTTATTCGCCGAGCGTCCACAAGCCCCGCGCTGTACCTCAGAGCGCCATTATCGCCGCCACAATGATGGGCATGGATGTGGTATTGGCTCACCCAAAGGGCTTCGAATTGGACGATGAAGTGATCAAGGCATGCCAGGATTATGCTGCAGCCTATGGTGGTTCCTTCGCTGTCAGCAATGATATGAAAGAGGCGGTAAATGGTGCGCACGTGGTCTACCCTAAGTCCTGGACTGCGGTACCTATGTTTGCCCCACCGGTTGGCAGCCGCGATGAGAAGGCGACCAAAGAATTGTTCGAAGCCCATAAAGACTGGATCTGCAACGCCAACTTGATGAAACTCGCTCATAAGGATGCGATCTATCTGCACTGCTTGCCGTGTGACCGCGGCTTCGAAGTTACCAACGATGTTATAGATGGGCCGCAATCCGCTGTTTTTGACGAAGCCGAAAACCGCTTGCACGTCCAGAAAGCGGTAATGAGCCTGATCATGTAACAAATCCGAGTGGGTGGGGAGGCACTCCCCACCCACTCCAACTCTCCAAATAGTGGTATAACCGATGACAAAAACTAAACTGAAGCCTAGCACTGTCCTTTACCCGGCCCCAGTGGTGCTGGTCTCTTGTGGGACTATGGAAAGGCCTAATATCATCACCATCGCTTGGACCGGCACAACCTGCTCGGATCCACCTATGCTTGCTATCGGTGTGCGGCCGAGTCGTTATTCCTATGGTCTCATCAAGAGGAGCGGCGAATTTGTAGTCAATATACCCACTGCCGACATGGTGCGAGTGGCTGACCAATGCGGCATGGTATCAGGGCGCGACGTGGATAAGTTTGCGCTGACGGGTTTGACCGCGATGCCTGGCTCTGTGGTGAGGGCACCACTCATCCAGCAATGTCCGATCAATGTGGAGTGCCAGGTGCGGCAAATCTTGCCCCTTGGCACGCATGACTTCTTCATCGCCGAGATCGTAGCAGTTCATGCCGACGAAAATATACTGAACAGTGCGGGCAAACTCCATTTTGATCAGATCACCTCGTTCACGCTTCACAGCCGGGAATACCGCCGTACAGGTGAGTCCATCGGGCACTATGGATTCACTGCCGAACGCTGAGGAAAATAGAGACCTCAAGTGAACCAAATGGGAGGAGGAAAGGCCATGGATCTACACGGTAAAGACTTGATTTGCACGCAAGAGTGGTCAATTGAGGAACTGCAAGCGGTTTTAGATCTGGCCGCCGAGATGAAGCAACAGCGGTATACGCATCGCCTGAACAGCTGCTTGGAACGCAAGACTTTTTTCATGTTCTTCTACAATCCCTCCGTGCGCACACGCCAATCCTTTGAGTGTGCTGCTACAGAATTGGGTGGGCACGCCCAATTTCTGGAACCGGGGGCAATGCGCTTGAAGACGGCGACCACCGCCGGTGAAACGGTGGAGGATGCGGCCAAGGTAATGAGCCGTTACGCAGCGGGCCTGGGCATCCGCATTCTGGAGGACAAAATTCCTTATTACGGCGCTGGCGATGAACTCATCCGTGAATATGCTCATTGGTGCACGATCCCCGTGATCTCGATGGCCCATGACAAATACCACCCTTGCCAGGGATTGGCCGATATCATGGGGTGGCGTGAGCACTTGGGAGAGAACCTCAAAGGCAAAAACTTGCTGGTGACGTGGGGGCACGGCGCATTAGCGCGCTCCTGGTGTTCGGTACAAGAGGCCCTGCTCATCGGTTCTCGCTTCGGGATGGATGTCACACTTGCTTACCCCGAAGGCTACGACCTAGACCCCCAAGTCATCGAGTGGACAAAACAAAATTGCGCAGCCAACAAGGCCCGTTTCACCATCACCCACGACGTGCGCGAGGGCTACGTGGGAGCACACGTGGTTTATTCACGCCACTGGATGAGTCCCAACGCCTACCGCGATGGCCAGTTCCACAAGCAGGAGGAGATTGAAAAGGCCTTAAAGTACCCGCAGTGGGTCTGCGATGCGGAGAAAATGGCACTGACCGACAATGCTCTGTTCACTCACCCGATGCCCATTGACCGCGGCCGCGAGGTGACAGACGAGGTAGCAAGCGGGCCGCGCTCTGTGATCTACGATGTAGCCGAGAATCGCCTACATGTGCAGAAGGCGATTATGGCCTTGACAATGGGCGACATTAATCTATAGCCAGCAACTACATCACAATTCAGAGGAGTGATTCACAATGGGAGGAAATGTTGCGGTTGTTGCTATTGGTGGCAACTCGCTGATCAAAGACAAGGATCACCAGACCGTGCCTGACCAATACGCCGCGGCTCACGAGACTTGTATCCATATCGCGGGCATGATCGAGCAGGGGTGGAACGTGGCTATCGGGCATGGCAATGGACCCCAGGTCGGCTTCATCCTGCGCCGCTCAGAATTAGCCCGGCACGAACTACACGAAGTGCCGTTAGACTTCTGTGGTGCCGACACCCAGGGGGCCATCGGCTACATGCTCCAGCAAAACCTGTACAATGAGTTTCTCCGACGCGGTATGAAAAAGGAGGCCGCTACCGTTGTCACCCAGGTTCTGGTAGACAAACACGACCCGGCCTTTCAGAACCCCACCAAACCCATTGGCTCCTTCATGGATGAGAGCACGGCCAAAGAACGGGCTGAGAAAGAAGGGTGGAATGTGGTGGAGGATGCAGGGCGCGGCTGGCGAAGGGTCGTGCCCTCGCCTTTGCCGCGGCGGGTTATTGAGTTGGACGCCGTCCAGAACCTCATCAATGCCGGCTTTGTGGTCATTACCGTGGGAGGTGGGGGCATTCCGGTAATTGAGGATGAAAAAGGCAACCTGGTTGGCGTGGAGGCAGTCATTGACAAGGACTACGCTTCATCGCTCCTGGCACGCAGCATACACGCTGACCTCTTCCTGATCTCCACAGCGGTGGAGAAAGTGGCTTTGAATTATGGGAAGCCAAACCAGAAATGGATTGACCAAATGACTGTCGCGGAGGCCAAGAAATACATAGCCGAAGGTCACTTTGCCAAAGGTAGTATGCTACCGAAAATCGAGGCCATCATTTGGTTTCTGGAAGCCGGTGGGAAAAAAGCCATTATCACCTCGCCAGAGAATATCGAACGTGCGCTGTTGGGGGAAACGGGCACACATATCATCCCATAGCACTGAGTGGATCGTCTCCGATGCACTTTCCGCGTGAAAAGGAGGGGCCTCGTGGACCACGTTCTCGGTTTGCGCTGCGTGATCTGCGGAGCAGAATATGGGGCAGACGAAGTTCGCTACGTCTGCCCCAAACATGGTGCTGAGGGCATCCTCGATGTTATTTATGACTATGACCTCATCCGCCAACGATTGAGCAGGGAGAAACTGGCTGCCAACCGCGATTATTCCATTTGGCGTTATGCTGATTTGCTTCCCATTGCTGATCGGACCCTCGCCCCGCCTTTGCAAATCGGTTGGACGCCACTTTATCATACCAGGCGATTGGGTGTGCAACTGGGCCTGCCTCATCTGTACATCAAGGACGATGGCCGACAGGCCACTGCCTCGTTTAAAGACCGTGCCAGTGCTGTGGGCGTGATCAAAGCACACGAATTGGGCGCAGAGGTGATCACTGCCGCCTCGACAGGCAACGCGGCTTCTTCACTAGCGGGTGTAGCGGCCAGTGTCGGGCAGCGCACCATCATCTTCGTCCCCGAAACTGCGCCACAGGCCAAGGTAGCACAACTCCTCATCTTCGGCGCGACAGTGATCATGGTACAGGGCAATTACGACCAAGCCTTCGATCTCTGTCTGGCTGCCACTGCTGAATACGGCTGGTACAGCCGAAACACGGCCTTTAACCCTTACCTCTCGGAAGGAAAGAAAACAGCGGCACTAGAGGTATGTGAGCAACTGGGATGGGAAGCACCAGACAAGATTTTCGTCTCGGTCGGCGACGGATGCATCATCGGCGGGCTATGGAAAGGGCTGCGCGATCTGCTGGCCCTAGACTTCATTGATAAAATACCCCAACTCATCGGCGTGCAAGCCGAAGGATCCGCAGTGCTATTCAAGGCTTGGCAGTCGGGCACGGAGGAGATCGAGCCCATCGTGCCCCACACTTTGGCTGATAGCATCAGCGTGGGTATCCCTCGCGACCGCATCAAAGCCTTGCGCGCGGTACGCGAGTCTGGTGGGCGCTATGTGACTGTGAGCGATGAGGAGATTCTGGATGCCATGCGCATCCTGGCGCGTGAGGCAGCAGTGTTTGCTGAGCCCGCCGGAGCAACAGGTTTTGCTGGTTTGCAGAAGATGCTGCGTGATGGTCAGGTTGACCCGGGGGACAAGATAGTAGTGATAGTCACAGGCAACGGGCTAAAGGATATTGCCAGCGCAATGAAAGCGGTGGGGGAACCATACCGTATAGAACCCACAGCGGAGGCATTGCGGAAACTGGTCAGATCGCACCACCTGTGAGTCTATATCGTCCGGTTTTTTGAACGGTTGAAAGCACGAAAATCAACCTTAAAACTTTCGCGCCGTAGGTGTCCCCTCACGCAGGTCAGATTATTTGATGAACCACTGGCGGTAGAGATAAGACTATCGCAAACCCCTATGAGTTGTATCTGCTATCCCTGCACACCCACCACAATGTGAACCTTGCGCGAAATGACGGTTTCTGATAAAATGGTTTTAATAGAAATGATCATTGGGCGTTCAAACAATGACCTACAGTGAAGTAGGTCCATTCAAATCCTCGTAGTTCCCCAAAGCAACGCCCGCCCAAGGTCAGAGCCGTTACTGTTTCCCCGATTTCGGCTTAGACGCTTTCCGGGCCTCTCGTCTTTATAGGCCGGGAAGCACTACTTTACTGTCTGTACGTAAATGTCTCAAAACCAAGCAGGTTCACAGTGAGCTTCATTGCTCCCGCGCTGGAGGTTGCTATGAATATGCCGGATGCTGAACGAATCTGGCATGCTGCCCTGGGAGAACTCCAACTCCAATTAACTAAAGCAACTTTCGATACTTGGCTAAAGAACACATTCCTGTATTCTTATGAGGACGGAACTTTCATCATTGGCGTGCCCAACGCTTACGCCAAAGACTGGCTCACAAACCGGCTGCACACCACTATCAAACGCACCCTAACAGCCATAGTGGGTCATAGCGTTGAAATCAAGTTTACAGTGCAACCGCGACGAACTTCCTCCGGCCGCAAGAAGGCAAAAGGGACTTCATCCCCTTTGCTCGTCGAGAAAGAGACCGCGCGCAGCCGACCTAAGTCAACATCTGCACCAACTGCCCTGAAACCGGAGTACACGTTCGATTCATTCATTGTGGGTAGTTCGAACCGCTTAGCCCATGCGGCGGCGCTCGCCGTCGCCGAGAGACCCGCAGAGGCTTACAACCCACTTTTCATTTATGGAGGAGTGGGGCTAGGGAAGACACACTTACTACATGCCATCGGTAATGCCGTCTTGGATCGGAATCTATCCCCGCTCTACGT from Chloroflexota bacterium encodes the following:
- a CDS encoding YgeY family selenium metabolism-linked hydrolase, yielding MLIGPLSEVDKERLIGFLADLIRIPSPSTGEEQVAKRLADEMRSVGFEEVHIDSIGNVVGHIGPRKGPVLLYDGHMDTVGMGDIRAWTRDPYGANVQDGYMYGLGAADMKGSLAAMVYGVKALTDAKVELGGDLYVVGVVQEEPCEGLAISTFLEKEGLRPDYVVVGEATEMQIARGQRGRMELKVTTQGHSAHAAMPERGVNAIHAAARIIVGIELLALDLDEDPVLGKGSITVTHIESQSRSRNAVPESCSLYIDRRLTSNETEARVLTEIRRLIGREGVKADVEVTEYLATSYTGYPCRARQYYPAWVTPENHFLVQRAIATVEEVLGYRPKVGHWRFSTDGVYTAGVAGIPTIGFGPGDERFAHAPDERIRIQDVVDAAQVYAQLAVNILGTVQP
- a CDS encoding N-acetylornithine carbamoyltransferase, whose product is MKTDSFKGRDFLTLLDYSKEEVETILDVATDLKRRYATREPHDHILRAKTLFMIFYNQSLRTRNSFEAGMTQLGGHAHFLDPEKIYAPALEGDERAYSTERVSDVARVLARMGDAIAIRCYGDPVGWVYGKAHEIERNFAYWASIPVINMEDDKYHPCQALADVLTVKEKFGGFKGVKFVMSWAYSPSVHKPRAVPQSAIIAATMMGMDVVLAHPKGFELDDEVIKACQDYAAAYGGSFAVSNDMKEAVNGAHVVYPKSWTAVPMFAPPVGSRDEKATKELFEAHKDWICNANLMKLAHKDAIYLHCLPCDRGFEVTNDVIDGPQSAVFDEAENRLHVQKAVMSLIM
- a CDS encoding flavin reductase family protein; its protein translation is MTKTKLKPSTVLYPAPVVLVSCGTMERPNIITIAWTGTTCSDPPMLAIGVRPSRYSYGLIKRSGEFVVNIPTADMVRVADQCGMVSGRDVDKFALTGLTAMPGSVVRAPLIQQCPINVECQVRQILPLGTHDFFIAEIVAVHADENILNSAGKLHFDQITSFTLHSREYRRTGESIGHYGFTAER
- a CDS encoding ornithine carbamoyltransferase; amino-acid sequence: MDLHGKDLICTQEWSIEELQAVLDLAAEMKQQRYTHRLNSCLERKTFFMFFYNPSVRTRQSFECAATELGGHAQFLEPGAMRLKTATTAGETVEDAAKVMSRYAAGLGIRILEDKIPYYGAGDELIREYAHWCTIPVISMAHDKYHPCQGLADIMGWREHLGENLKGKNLLVTWGHGALARSWCSVQEALLIGSRFGMDVTLAYPEGYDLDPQVIEWTKQNCAANKARFTITHDVREGYVGAHVVYSRHWMSPNAYRDGQFHKQEEIEKALKYPQWVCDAEKMALTDNALFTHPMPIDRGREVTDEVASGPRSVIYDVAENRLHVQKAIMALTMGDINL
- the arcC gene encoding carbamate kinase, with the protein product MGGNVAVVAIGGNSLIKDKDHQTVPDQYAAAHETCIHIAGMIEQGWNVAIGHGNGPQVGFILRRSELARHELHEVPLDFCGADTQGAIGYMLQQNLYNEFLRRGMKKEAATVVTQVLVDKHDPAFQNPTKPIGSFMDESTAKERAEKEGWNVVEDAGRGWRRVVPSPLPRRVIELDAVQNLINAGFVVITVGGGGIPVIEDEKGNLVGVEAVIDKDYASSLLARSIHADLFLISTAVEKVALNYGKPNQKWIDQMTVAEAKKYIAEGHFAKGSMLPKIEAIIWFLEAGGKKAIITSPENIERALLGETGTHIIP
- a CDS encoding threonine synthase, encoding MDHVLGLRCVICGAEYGADEVRYVCPKHGAEGILDVIYDYDLIRQRLSREKLAANRDYSIWRYADLLPIADRTLAPPLQIGWTPLYHTRRLGVQLGLPHLYIKDDGRQATASFKDRASAVGVIKAHELGAEVITAASTGNAASSLAGVAASVGQRTIIFVPETAPQAKVAQLLIFGATVIMVQGNYDQAFDLCLAATAEYGWYSRNTAFNPYLSEGKKTAALEVCEQLGWEAPDKIFVSVGDGCIIGGLWKGLRDLLALDFIDKIPQLIGVQAEGSAVLFKAWQSGTEEIEPIVPHTLADSISVGIPRDRIKALRAVRESGGRYVTVSDEEILDAMRILAREAAVFAEPAGATGFAGLQKMLRDGQVDPGDKIVVIVTGNGLKDIASAMKAVGEPYRIEPTAEALRKLVRSHHL